Proteins encoded by one window of Xenopus tropicalis strain Nigerian chromosome 6, UCB_Xtro_10.0, whole genome shotgun sequence:
- the LOC101732809 gene encoding cytochrome b-c1 complex subunit 7: protein MAARAPVAASGRLIDGLRKWYYNVAGFNKLGLMRDDTIYEDDDVKEAVRRLPPKVYDDRIFRIKRALDLNIRQQHLPKQQWIKYEEDVHYLEPYLKEVIRERKEKQDWMKK from the exons ATGGCTGCTCGGGCACCAG TTGCCGCATCAGGCCGACTCATTGACGGTTTGAGGAAATGGTACTATAATGTTGCCGGATTCAACAAACTCG GTTTAATGAGAGATGACACAATTTATGAAGATGATGACGTGAAAGAGGCAGTAAGGAGGCTGCCACCTAAAGTTTATGATGACAGAATCTTTCGAATCAAGAGGGCATTGGACCTGAACATTAGACAGCAGCACCTCCCAAAGCAACAGTGGATTAAATATGAAGAG gatgTTCACTATCTGGAACCATACCTCAAGGAAGTGATTcgtgaaagaaaagaaaaacaagactGGATGAAGAAATGA